The Candidatus Neomarinimicrobiota bacterium genome has a segment encoding these proteins:
- a CDS encoding TetR/AcrR family transcriptional regulator, with amino-acid sequence MEPKQRLIIDTAIDIFAEKGFQQTTMQEIAETAGVGKGTIYRFYSSKDDLLSSLVEFAIEDVTNEIRQALEPIDDPVEKLRAIIAVEIAYYDDHPNLAKFLIREVLGYRMKFEDHIRQIQSSRTAILEPIIQNGLDSGEFRQVNPTTIAAAIEGMILASVIQWFLLDNGFPREEIQADLETSVFRGLLK; translated from the coding sequence ATGGAACCCAAACAACGCCTCATCATAGACACCGCCATCGACATCTTTGCAGAGAAGGGATTTCAACAGACGACGATGCAGGAGATTGCCGAGACAGCCGGGGTGGGCAAAGGAACCATTTACCGATTTTACTCCAGCAAAGATGATCTCCTCTCTTCCCTGGTGGAATTTGCAATTGAGGACGTCACCAATGAGATACGACAGGCGCTGGAACCAATTGACGATCCCGTGGAAAAATTACGAGCCATCATCGCGGTTGAGATTGCCTACTATGATGACCACCCGAACCTTGCTAAATTCCTTATCAGAGAAGTCCTGGGCTACCGGATGAAATTCGAGGATCATATCCGGCAAATCCAGTCCAGCCGGACAGCTATATTGGAACCGATCATCCAAAATGGATTAGATTCCGGTGAATTTCGCCAGGTGAATCCAACGACAATTGCCGCCGCGATTGAGGGGATGATCCTCGCATCCGTGATTCAGTGGTTTCTACTGGACAACGGTTTTCCCCGGGAGGAGATTCAAGCCGACCTGGAAACATCCGTTTTTCGGGGTCTTTTAAAATAA
- the queA gene encoding tRNA preQ1(34) S-adenosylmethionine ribosyltransferase-isomerase QueA yields MAFNQVDPILQSDKVHPDDFEFELPEDKIAKYPADPRDSAQMMVLHRTGESPDETVFTDVTEYLEKGDVLVVNNTRVFPARFDAIKVDNGDPIDIFLIRELNPTTWEAMVDPARKVRIGNSIRFGDSIECDVIDNTVSSGRVLRFQGDGEEIRRELEKIGKAPLPPYIDRESEEEDKERYQTVYAKEPGSVVAPSAGLHFTESLLDKLRDKGIEIVEITLHLGLEAYEPITISDLSKYDMQGERFEIQPGAIDRLNKAKKSGNRVVAVGASTVRALESNQYQGEIIVQKENWTDLFIYPPYDFQIVDGLITNFQQSRSATMILQSAFYYKDGLLDAYQHAMEKDYKFLSFGDAMLII; encoded by the coding sequence ATGGCATTTAACCAGGTCGATCCGATTTTACAAAGTGATAAGGTTCACCCGGACGATTTTGAATTCGAACTACCCGAGGATAAAATAGCGAAATACCCGGCGGACCCACGGGACAGCGCCCAGATGATGGTGTTGCACCGAACAGGGGAATCCCCTGATGAAACGGTATTTACTGACGTCACAGAGTATTTAGAGAAAGGTGACGTGCTCGTCGTCAATAATACGCGGGTTTTTCCAGCCCGGTTTGACGCAATTAAGGTAGATAACGGCGATCCCATTGATATTTTCCTGATCAGGGAGTTGAATCCCACCACATGGGAAGCGATGGTCGATCCGGCCAGAAAGGTTCGGATTGGCAATTCCATACGCTTTGGGGACAGTATCGAGTGTGATGTGATTGATAACACCGTCTCCAGTGGGCGGGTACTCCGATTTCAGGGAGACGGAGAAGAAATCCGCCGTGAGTTGGAAAAAATAGGCAAGGCGCCGCTTCCACCCTACATCGACAGGGAATCCGAAGAGGAGGACAAGGAACGGTATCAGACGGTCTATGCCAAAGAACCCGGTTCTGTGGTAGCCCCTTCTGCTGGTCTGCACTTCACAGAGTCGCTTTTGGATAAGCTCCGAGATAAGGGCATCGAAATTGTTGAAATTACACTCCATCTCGGTCTGGAGGCGTACGAACCGATTACCATTAGCGATCTCTCCAAATACGATATGCAGGGAGAGCGGTTTGAAATTCAGCCCGGGGCAATTGATCGCCTGAATAAAGCTAAGAAATCAGGGAACCGCGTTGTGGCTGTCGGTGCCTCAACTGTCAGGGCGCTGGAGTCTAATCAGTACCAGGGTGAAATTATCGTACAGAAGGAAAACTGGACAGACTTGTTCATCTATCCACCGTACGATTTTCAGATAGTCGACGGGCTCATCACCAATTTTCAGCAGTCGAGATCAGCGACAATGATCCTCCAGAGCGCGTTTTATTATAAGGACGGACTGTTGGATGCCTACCAGCATGCGATGGAGAAGGACTACAAATTCCTGAGCTTTGGTGATGCGATGTTGATCATCTAA
- a CDS encoding NADH-quinone oxidoreductase subunit N gives MTGSEFTGLLPIIVVAVSAIVVLLQVAIKRNHFLSLLLTLAGMLGSFLTIPMARALSPIQVSSLIRIDDFALFFIGLTLAASAVVAMLTYNYMKERDENREEYFIVLLLAVLGANVLVAATHFVSLFLGLEILTVSLYVMIAYLRESNLPLEAGLKYLILAAASSAFLLFGMALVYAELGAMEFSVIGTRLAETGGFRSVFILTGFGLILTGAGFKLAVVPFHMWTPDVYEGAPAPVTAFVATVSKGGMLAVLLRYFVTTNGYEYQSVIVAVSIIAVLSMFTGNFLALLQRNVKRLLAYSSISHLGYILVAFIAGGAMALDAIAYYLVVYFATTLGAFGIISLLSEGGDERVSIDDYRGLFWTRPWLAAGFTLMMFSLAGIPLTAGFIGKYFVVTAGVGSALWGLVLVLAVNSAIGLYYYLRVVVAMLSSSSSSEDLPAMSYGGRIIFGVLSIAILYFGIYPAPLAELIHKMMQSLG, from the coding sequence ATGACAGGTTCGGAATTTACAGGATTGCTACCGATAATCGTTGTTGCTGTAAGCGCCATTGTGGTGCTGCTACAGGTTGCGATAAAGCGGAATCACTTTCTTTCATTACTGCTGACCCTGGCCGGTATGCTCGGATCTTTTTTGACTATACCGATGGCCCGCGCTCTGTCACCGATCCAGGTTTCGTCGCTGATCCGTATTGATGACTTTGCACTATTTTTTATCGGACTGACACTTGCTGCCTCTGCCGTAGTTGCCATGCTGACATACAACTATATGAAAGAACGGGACGAGAACAGGGAAGAATACTTTATCGTGCTGCTCCTGGCTGTCCTCGGAGCCAATGTGTTGGTAGCCGCGACCCATTTTGTGTCGCTTTTTCTGGGGCTGGAGATTTTGACGGTTTCGCTTTATGTGATGATTGCCTATCTCAGGGAGAGCAATTTACCACTGGAAGCCGGTCTTAAATACCTGATACTGGCGGCCGCCTCTTCAGCCTTTTTACTTTTTGGAATGGCGCTTGTCTATGCCGAACTCGGCGCGATGGAATTTAGTGTCATCGGAACACGTCTTGCAGAAACCGGGGGATTCCGTTCGGTATTTATCTTGACCGGGTTCGGACTCATTCTCACCGGCGCCGGGTTTAAACTGGCCGTAGTCCCGTTCCATATGTGGACTCCAGATGTGTACGAAGGGGCACCTGCACCGGTTACGGCATTTGTGGCCACGGTATCCAAGGGCGGAATGTTGGCTGTGTTGCTACGGTATTTTGTCACGACAAATGGATATGAGTATCAGTCCGTGATAGTCGCTGTGAGCATTATTGCTGTTCTTTCCATGTTTACCGGCAATTTCCTGGCACTGCTGCAACGGAACGTGAAACGCCTGCTTGCCTACTCTTCGATTTCCCATCTGGGCTATATCCTGGTGGCATTTATTGCAGGTGGAGCAATGGCGCTGGATGCCATCGCATACTATCTGGTGGTCTATTTTGCGACTACGCTCGGTGCATTTGGCATAATCTCATTATTATCCGAGGGAGGGGACGAGCGAGTTTCTATTGATGACTATCGCGGCCTGTTCTGGACGCGTCCATGGCTGGCAGCCGGCTTTACTCTGATGATGTTCTCCCTGGCCGGTATCCCGCTGACTGCCGGATTCATTGGAAAATATTTTGTTGTAACCGCCGGTGTGGGCTCTGCATTGTGGGGGCTGGTCCTCGTGCTGGCTGTAAATAGTGCCATCGGCTTATACTATTATCTCAGAGTTGTGGTGGCAATGCTTTCATCTTCGAGTTCATCTGAGGACCTACCTGCGATGAGCTATGGGGGGCGTATAATCTTTGGAGTTCTGAGTATCGCTATTTTGTACTTCGGTATCTATCCGGCACCGCTTGCCGAACTGATTCATAAGATGATGCAGAGTTTAGGCTGA